In Pongo pygmaeus isolate AG05252 chromosome 13, NHGRI_mPonPyg2-v2.0_pri, whole genome shotgun sequence, one genomic interval encodes:
- the GBGT1 gene encoding globoside alpha-1,3-N-acetylgalactosaminyltransferase 1 isoform X2, whose amino-acid sequence MHRRRLALGLGFCLLAGTSLSVLWVYLENWLPVFYVPYYLPCPEIFNMKLHYKREKPLQPVVWSQYPQPKLLEHRPTQLLTLTPWLAPIVSEGTFNPELLQHIYQPLNLTIGVTVFAVGNPSWSQPRSSSCVGTASTTTSSLTTLQPFPGSRWVPTGSSAPSPSRVTPTGRRHPCAGWRPSASTLLRGLTRRWTTSSALMWTWCFGTRGALRPWETWWLPFTQATTPFPASSSRMSAGVFPLPLWQTAKGTSIMVGQSSGGRWPGYMSLPGAATWPSWRTRPMASWQPGGRKAT is encoded by the exons ATGCATCGCCGGAGACTGGCCCTGGGTCTGGGGTTCTGCCTGTTGGCGGGCACAAGCCTCAGTGTCCTGTG GGTGTATCTTGAGAACTGGTTGCCAGTCTTCTATGTCCCCTATTATCTCCCCTGCCCAGAGATCTT CAACATGAAGCTGCACTACAAGAGGGAGAAGCCACTCCAGCCCGTGGTATG GTCACAGTACCCCCAGCCCAAGCTGCTGGAGCACAG GCCCACACAGCTGCTGACACTCACACCTTGGTTGGCGCCCATCGTCTCCGAGGGAACCTTCAACCCAGAGCTTTTGCAGCACATCTACCAGCCACTGAACCTGACCATTGGGGTCACAGTGTTTGCCGTGGGGAA TCCTTCCTGGAGTCAGCCGAGGAGTTCTTCATGCGTGGGTACCGCGTCCACTACTACATCTTCACTGACAACCCTGCAGCCGTTCCCGGGGTCCCGCTGGGTCCCCACCGGCTCCTCAGCACCATCCCCATCCAGGGTCACTCCCACTGGGAGGAGACATCCATGCGCCGGATGGAGACCATCAGCCAGCACATTGCTAAGAGGGCTCACCAGGAGGTGGACTACCTCTTCTGCCTTGATGTGGACATGGTGTTTCGGAACCCGGGGGGCCCTGAGACCTTGGGAGACCTGGTGGCTGCCATTCACCCAAGCTACTACGCCGTTCCCCGCCAGCAGTTCCCGTATGAGCGCAGGCGTGTTTCCACTGCCTTTGTGGCAGACAGCGAAGGGGACTTCTATTATGGTGGGGCAGTCTTCGGGGGGCAGGTGGCCAGGGTATATGAGTTTACCAGGGGCTGCCACATGGCCATCCTGGCGGACAAGGCCAATGGCATCATGGCAGCCTGGCGGGAGGAAAGCCACCTGA
- the GBGT1 gene encoding globoside alpha-1,3-N-acetylgalactosaminyltransferase 1 isoform X1 has translation MKLHYKREKPLQPVVWSQYPQPKLLEHRPTQLLTLTPWLAPIVSEGTFNPELLQHIYQPLNLTIGVTVFAVGKYTHFIQSFLESAEEFFMRGYRVHYYIFTDNPAAVPGVPLGPHRLLSTIPIQGHSHWEETSMRRMETISQHIAKRAHQEVDYLFCLDVDMVFRNPGGPETLGDLVAAIHPSYYAVPRQQFPYERRRVSTAFVADSEGDFYYGGAVFGGQVARVYEFTRGCHMAILADKANGIMAAWREESHLNRRFISNKPSKVLSPEYIWDDRKPQPPS, from the exons ATGAAGCTGCACTACAAGAGGGAGAAGCCACTCCAGCCCGTGGTATG GTCACAGTACCCCCAGCCCAAGCTGCTGGAGCACAG GCCCACACAGCTGCTGACACTCACACCTTGGTTGGCGCCCATCGTCTCCGAGGGAACCTTCAACCCAGAGCTTTTGCAGCACATCTACCAGCCACTGAACCTGACCATTGGGGTCACAGTGTTTGCCGTGGGGAA GTACACTCACTTCATCCAGTCCTTCCTGGAGTCAGCCGAGGAGTTCTTCATGCGTGGGTACCGCGTCCACTACTACATCTTCACTGACAACCCTGCAGCCGTTCCCGGGGTCCCGCTGGGTCCCCACCGGCTCCTCAGCACCATCCCCATCCAGGGTCACTCCCACTGGGAGGAGACATCCATGCGCCGGATGGAGACCATCAGCCAGCACATTGCTAAGAGGGCTCACCAGGAGGTGGACTACCTCTTCTGCCTTGATGTGGACATGGTGTTTCGGAACCCGGGGGGCCCTGAGACCTTGGGAGACCTGGTGGCTGCCATTCACCCAAGCTACTACGCCGTTCCCCGCCAGCAGTTCCCGTATGAGCGCAGGCGTGTTTCCACTGCCTTTGTGGCAGACAGCGAAGGGGACTTCTATTATGGTGGGGCAGTCTTCGGGGGGCAGGTGGCCAGGGTATATGAGTTTACCAGGGGCTGCCACATGGCCATCCTGGCGGACAAGGCCAATGGCATCATGGCAGCCTGGCGGGAGGAAAGCCACCTGAACCGTCGCTTCATCTCAAACAAGCCGTCCAAGGTGCTGTCCCCCGAGTACATCTGGGACGACAGGAAGCCCCAGCCACCCAGCTGA